One genomic window of Corythoichthys intestinalis isolate RoL2023-P3 chromosome 18, ASM3026506v1, whole genome shotgun sequence includes the following:
- the frmd8 gene encoding FERM domain-containing protein 8, which translates to MEGDECSVPPDLSDDQSQRGSVASSATLSHSQDVLIYLFGDTAVHLSVEGLGSVTVQELGRSVREALHIPECAQDVFAFWLSSPLLELQLKTRHQPYKVCRQWQDLLYRFTEASDEDISQDEPCLQYRRNVFYPKSKELQIEDEGVLRLLYEEAKNNIIMGRYPCDPEHWASLGGLSLAFDEGTGLDKQTVTTTIREKKLSSFLPVHVALGGGGLFSTLRGKSSRQAGLEQNLLEEYRKINLSGDSQRHSELLQQYLSTCHSLPYYGCAFFDGEIDKPTQGIFQRVKRKAVNVGISLEGVYVMDIKEKHVLLGLRFNELSWDHSYPEEEGDSHILWLEFDGNEDGTPVNKLLKIYSKQAELMSGFIEFCVELKSMSEGAAASEMDGDASRSQQASAQDDGSKNGRGGRRGMLRRQSSVVCSRVHSLNTINYVDNGKEIKCLKPKRAASFFTRQATTPMYTSVQVTDSVEQG; encoded by the exons ATGGAAGGAGATGAGTGTAGTGTCCCCCCAGACTTGTCAGATGACCAGTCACAGAGGGGAAGTGTTGCTTCTTCTGCTACACTCTCCCACT CTCAAGATGTGCTTATATACCTATTTGGTGATACCGCGGTTCACCTATCAGTTGAAGGGCTCGGCAGTGTTACTGTGCAAGAGTTAGGACGCTCTGTCCGAGAGGCTCTCCACATTCCCGAATGTGCTCAGGATGTCTTTGCCTTCTGGCTGTCTTCCCCCCTACTTG AGCTGCAGTTGAAGACGAGGCATCAACCGTACAAGGTTTGTCGCCAGTGGCAAGACCTGCTGTATCGCTTCACGGAAGCCTCAGATGAAGACATTTCACAAG ATGAGCCTTGTCTCCAGTACCGTCGGAATGTCTTTTATCCAAAATCTAAAGAATTGCAG ATAGAAGATGAGGGAGTGCTGCGACTTCTATATGAAGAGGCGAAGAACAACATCATAATGGGACGATACCCCTGCGATCCTGAACACTGGGCCTCTCTCGGAGGCTTGTCTCTTGCTTTTGATGAAGGGACAGGCCTGGACAAGCAGACAGTGACTACTACTATACG AGAGAAGAAGCTATCTTCTTTCCTACCGGTGCACGTGGCTTTGGGAGGTGGAGGTTTATTCTCTACGCTTCGGGGAAAGTCGAGCCGTCAGGCGGGTTTGGAGCAGAACCTTTTGGAGGAGTACAGAAAGATAAACTTATCTGGAGACTCACAGCGACACTCAGAGCTTCTACAACAGTACCTCAGCACATGTCACTCACTGCCTTATTATGG GTGTGCTTTTTTTGATGGGGAGATTGACAAACCCACCCAAGGGATCTTCCAAAGAGTGAAACGCAAAGCTGTCAATGTGGGCATCTCCTTGGAAGGCGTTTATGTGATGGACATCAAGGAGAAG CATGTGCTTCTCGGCCTACGCTTCAACGAGCTTTCCTGGGACCACAGCTACCCTGAAGAGGAGGGAGACTCGCACATTCTGTGGCTTGAGTTTGATGGCAATGAAGATGGCACTCCAGTCAACAAGTTGCTGAAGATTTACTCCAAACAA GCAGAGCTCATGAGTGGCTTCATCGAGTTCTGCGTGGAGTTGAAGTCAATGTCTGAGGGAGCAGCCGCATCAGAAATGGATGGAGATGCAAGTCGGTCACAACAAGCCTCTGCACAAGATGACGGCAGCAAGAATGGACGCGGGGGACGGCGAGGGATGTTGCGCCGTCAAAGCAGCGTCGTGTGCAGCCGCGTCCATTCGCTTAACACCATAAACTACGTCGACAACG GTAAAGAAATCAAATGCTTAAAGCCCAAAAGAGCTGCATCCTTTTTCACACGTCAGGCAACTACACCAATGTACACTTCTGTACAAGTGACAGATAGCGTGGAACAGGGTTAA